The following coding sequences are from one Actinomycetota bacterium window:
- the ilvD gene encoding dihydroxy-acid dehydratase, with the protein MARKIHSQDVTEGSSKAGARAMLRAVGLTDEDFTKPQIGLVSAGNEVTPCNLSGPRLSKRAKEGVRDRGGVGLVFATIAVSDGIAMGHEGMRASLVSREVIADSVELVMHAERFDGMVTIAGCDKSLPGMLMAAARTNLPSVFLYGGSSLPGRWRGKDISIVDVFEGIGAFSEGTLTKEELLDIERHACPGEGSCAGMFTANTMASVGEAIGMSLPGSAAVPAPDPRLDEFAVASGKAVMALLEADIRPRQIMTRPAFENAITTVMALGGSTNAVLHLLAIAHEAGVDLTLEDFDRISRRTPHIGDLKPFGRYHMVDLDRIGGVPVVLKVLLDAGLLEGDVLTVTGATMAENLAGVEVPDGQDVLAPVDRPLAAEGGIAVLRGSLAPGGAVVKVAGVELDSFEGPARVFDGEQGALDALFKHRILHGDVVVIRTEGPKGGPGMREMLQITAGIKGAGLGKDVLLITDGRFSGGTTGLCVGHVAPESEVGGPLALVEENDRIRVDLPGRTLDLLVDEETLARRRVLWKPHAPRYPSGALAKYAKLVGSAEQGAVTG; encoded by the coding sequence AACGAGGTTACGCCGTGCAATCTCAGCGGGCCACGCCTCTCCAAGCGCGCCAAGGAGGGTGTGCGCGACCGGGGAGGAGTCGGCCTGGTGTTCGCCACCATCGCCGTGTCCGACGGGATCGCCATGGGCCACGAGGGGATGCGTGCCTCCCTCGTGTCCCGGGAAGTGATCGCCGACTCGGTCGAGCTGGTCATGCACGCCGAACGTTTCGACGGCATGGTCACCATCGCCGGCTGCGACAAGTCGCTTCCCGGGATGCTGATGGCGGCCGCCCGAACCAACCTGCCGAGCGTCTTCCTCTACGGAGGGTCGAGCCTGCCGGGACGCTGGCGGGGAAAGGACATCTCGATCGTCGACGTGTTCGAGGGGATCGGCGCGTTTTCGGAAGGGACCCTCACCAAAGAGGAACTGCTCGACATCGAGCGTCACGCCTGCCCAGGGGAGGGCTCCTGCGCGGGAATGTTCACAGCCAACACGATGGCCTCGGTCGGTGAGGCGATCGGCATGTCGTTGCCCGGCTCGGCGGCGGTCCCCGCCCCTGATCCACGTCTCGACGAGTTCGCCGTGGCTTCGGGCAAGGCGGTGATGGCGCTGCTCGAGGCGGACATCCGACCTCGACAGATCATGACCCGACCGGCGTTCGAAAACGCCATCACCACCGTGATGGCCTTGGGTGGTTCCACCAACGCCGTACTCCACCTGCTGGCCATCGCCCATGAGGCCGGAGTCGACCTGACGCTCGAGGACTTCGATCGTATCTCGCGCCGGACACCCCACATCGGCGATCTCAAACCCTTTGGGCGTTACCACATGGTCGACCTGGACCGGATCGGCGGGGTGCCGGTGGTTCTCAAGGTGCTGCTCGACGCCGGGCTGCTGGAGGGTGACGTTTTGACCGTGACCGGTGCGACCATGGCCGAGAACCTGGCCGGTGTCGAGGTTCCAGACGGCCAGGACGTGCTGGCTCCGGTGGATCGTCCGTTGGCCGCCGAAGGGGGCATCGCCGTGTTGCGCGGCTCGCTCGCCCCCGGTGGAGCGGTCGTCAAGGTCGCCGGAGTGGAACTCGATTCGTTCGAAGGCCCTGCCCGGGTGTTCGATGGAGAGCAGGGGGCCCTCGATGCCCTGTTCAAACATCGGATTCTGCACGGAGACGTTGTCGTCATCCGCACCGAAGGGCCCAAGGGAGGGCCCGGGATGCGCGAGATGTTGCAGATCACGGCGGGGATCAAAGGTGCAGGGTTGGGCAAGGATGTGCTCCTCATCACCGATGGTCGTTTCTCCGGTGGCACGACCGGGCTGTGTGTCGGGCATGTTGCTCCCGAATCCGAGGTGGGTGGGCCGCTGGCGCTGGTCGAGGAAAACGACCGTATCCGGGTCGACCTTCCCGGTCGCACACTCGATCTTCTGGTGGATGAGGAAACGCTGGCCCGGCGGCGGGTGCTCTGGAAGCCCCATGCGCCTCGGTATCCCTCCGGGGCACTGGCCAAGTATGCAAAGCTGGTGGGTTCTGCCGAACAGGGCGCCGTCACCGGCTGA
- the leuD gene encoding 3-isopropylmalate dehydratase small subunit — MEPIDRIVGTMLPLPRVNVDTDQIMPKEFLKRVERTGYGEFLFHDWRRRPDGELDPEFVINRPEYRDARILLTGANFGSGSSREHAPWGLMDWGFQAIVAPSFADIFYNNCTKIGLLPVQLSEDETHRLIDLAEADPSLEATIDLAGQTIGVATPHEQGSFKAHFEIDPFIKYRLLNGLDDIDITLRHSSDIDAFEHGRPAFMPRL; from the coding sequence ATGGAACCGATCGACCGCATCGTCGGCACGATGCTGCCACTGCCACGGGTCAACGTCGACACCGACCAGATCATGCCGAAGGAGTTCTTGAAGAGAGTGGAGCGCACCGGCTACGGAGAGTTCCTCTTCCATGACTGGCGGCGCAGACCGGACGGTGAGCTCGACCCCGAGTTCGTCATCAACCGTCCAGAGTATCGAGACGCCCGCATCTTGCTGACAGGGGCGAATTTCGGATCCGGCTCGTCGCGCGAGCACGCACCCTGGGGACTGATGGACTGGGGTTTCCAGGCGATCGTGGCACCTTCCTTTGCCGACATCTTCTACAACAACTGCACCAAGATCGGTCTGCTCCCTGTCCAACTCTCCGAGGACGAGACACACCGGCTGATAGACCTTGCCGAGGCCGACCCCTCGCTCGAGGCGACGATCGACCTCGCCGGTCAGACGATCGGCGTCGCAACGCCCCACGAACAGGGATCGTTCAAGGCACACTTCGAGATCGACCCGTTCATCAAATACCGCCTCCTGAACGGTCTCGACGATATCGACATCACGCTGCGCCACAGCAGCGATATCGATGCGTTCGAGCACGGCCGACCCGCATTCATGCCCCGTCTGTGA
- the leuC gene encoding 3-isopropylmalate dehydratase large subunit — protein MTRSLFEKVWNQHIVRSAPGEPDLLFVDFQLLHEVTSPQAFDGLRLAGRTVRRPDLSLATIDHGVPTVHRELGIRDPLSKRQIETLITNCQEFGITLFGLDDPRQGIVHVIGPEQGVTQPGMVIVCGDSHTATHGAFGALAFGIGTSEVEHVLATQTLPQVKPRSMAITVDGSLPYGVTAKDIILGIISRIGVDGGIGHVIEFRGEAIKSLSMEGRMTVCNMSIEAGARAGMIAPDDTTFTYLEGRPQAPTGPAWEQALDYWRSLPGDPEVVFDTEVAISASELEPYVSWGTNPAHTLPVQSTVPSPDAAIDPDEQESIRRALAYMGLEPGTPLTDIHIDRVFIGSCTNARMEDLRDVARLVDGRKVHADVSAMIVPGSGLVKLQAEDEGLDRVFKAAGFEWRDAGCSMCLGMNPDTLSPGERCASTSNRNFEGRQGRGGRTHLVSPAMAAAAAIEGHFVDIRTWEGT, from the coding sequence ATGACACGATCCTTGTTCGAGAAAGTTTGGAACCAACACATCGTCCGCTCGGCCCCGGGTGAGCCCGATCTGCTCTTCGTAGACTTCCAGCTGCTCCACGAAGTCACCTCCCCGCAGGCCTTCGACGGCCTTCGCCTGGCAGGTCGTACGGTACGCAGACCCGACCTGAGCCTGGCCACCATCGACCACGGGGTCCCGACCGTCCATCGCGAACTGGGCATTCGCGACCCTCTCTCCAAGCGGCAAATCGAAACGTTGATCACCAACTGCCAAGAGTTCGGAATCACGTTGTTCGGGCTGGACGACCCACGCCAGGGCATCGTTCACGTGATCGGGCCCGAACAGGGCGTTACGCAGCCTGGCATGGTGATCGTCTGTGGCGACTCCCACACGGCCACCCACGGTGCCTTCGGCGCTCTCGCCTTCGGCATCGGCACGTCGGAAGTCGAACATGTGCTCGCCACACAAACCCTCCCTCAAGTCAAGCCACGATCGATGGCGATCACCGTCGACGGCTCATTGCCCTACGGGGTGACCGCCAAGGACATCATCCTGGGCATCATCTCCCGGATCGGCGTCGACGGCGGCATCGGACATGTCATCGAGTTTCGAGGTGAGGCGATCAAGAGTCTCTCGATGGAGGGCAGGATGACGGTCTGCAACATGTCTATCGAGGCCGGAGCCCGAGCAGGGATGATTGCCCCCGACGACACCACGTTCACGTACCTGGAAGGACGCCCCCAGGCACCCACCGGGCCCGCCTGGGAGCAGGCCCTCGACTACTGGCGTTCACTCCCCGGGGACCCCGAAGTGGTGTTCGACACCGAGGTGGCCATCTCGGCTTCCGAACTCGAGCCATACGTGTCGTGGGGCACGAACCCGGCACACACCCTTCCGGTGCAGAGCACGGTGCCCTCCCCGGACGCTGCGATCGACCCGGACGAACAGGAGTCGATCCGTCGGGCGCTTGCATACATGGGCCTCGAGCCCGGAACCCCTCTCACCGACATTCACATCGACCGGGTCTTCATCGGATCGTGTACCAACGCACGGATGGAAGACCTGCGCGACGTGGCGCGCCTCGTCGACGGTCGGAAGGTGCATGCAGACGTGTCGGCGATGATCGTGCCGGGCTCCGGGCTGGTGAAGCTCCAGGCAGAGGACGAGGGTCTCGATCGCGTGTTCAAAGCCGCCGGGTTCGAGTGGCGGGATGCCGGCTGTTCGATGTGCCTCGGGATGAATCCCGACACCCTCTCCCCCGGTGAACGCTGCGCATCCACGTCGAACCGCAACTTCGAGGGACGCCAGGGACGAGGAGGACGAACCCACCTGGTCAGCCCGGCGATGGCCGCCGCTGCCGCCATCGAAGGTCATTTCGTCGACATCCGAACCTGGGAGGGCACGTGA